From Zavarzinella sp., one genomic window encodes:
- a CDS encoding GNAT family N-acetyltransferase, with product MNGSSLLQSDPTLVRPITFQMRLLERVDFYNGFLETLGNLTEVGLTPDEAIRIWRGRNAAGVRTIVAIDGQKVIATGSLILEHKFIHSGGIIGHIEDVATHEAHQGRGAGSACIRTLIEMARESGCYKVILGCNDHNLPFYERIGFRKYENGMRIDLKECD from the coding sequence ATGAATGGATCCAGTTTATTACAATCAGACCCCACCTTGGTGCGGCCGATTACTTTTCAGATGCGTCTGCTGGAACGGGTAGACTTTTACAACGGTTTTCTGGAAACATTGGGTAATTTAACCGAAGTGGGCCTAACCCCAGACGAGGCTATCCGCATCTGGCGTGGGCGAAATGCAGCAGGTGTGCGGACGATTGTTGCAATCGATGGTCAGAAAGTGATTGCCACTGGTAGCCTGATTCTGGAGCACAAGTTCATTCACTCTGGTGGGATTATTGGTCACATTGAAGATGTTGCCACCCATGAAGCCCACCAGGGACGTGGTGCGGGCAGCGCCTGTATTCGCACGCTCATTGAAATGGCCCGTGAATCGGGTTGTTACAAGGTTATTCTGGGTTGTAATGACCACAATTTGCCCTTTTATGAGCGGATCGGCTTCCGAAAATATGAAAATGGGATGAGAATCGACCTGAAAGAGTGCGATTGA